The following proteins are encoded in a genomic region of Mycobacterium kiyosense:
- a CDS encoding N-acetyltransferase, with translation MTDHDQTAARREIADALLAALERRHEVADAIVEAKNKAAAVESIVTLLGTSHLAAEAVMSMSFEQLTQDARAKILAELEDLNKQLSFAANERPASSGETLELRAFSATEDRDIFIMRTDEIKAAGDGSGLPAGAIDDEIKAALKRLRDEEAAWFVAVDSGEKVGMVFGELQQGEVNVRIWIHPEHRKKGYGTAALRKSRSEMAWAFPAVPMVVRAPAAKPE, from the coding sequence ATGACTGACCACGACCAGACCGCCGCCCGTCGAGAGATCGCAGATGCCCTGCTTGCCGCGTTGGAACGGCGGCACGAGGTCGCCGACGCCATCGTCGAGGCGAAGAACAAGGCCGCTGCGGTCGAGTCGATCGTGACACTGCTCGGCACCTCGCACCTGGCCGCGGAAGCCGTGATGAGCATGTCTTTCGAGCAGCTCACCCAGGATGCGCGGGCGAAGATTCTGGCCGAGCTCGAAGACCTGAACAAGCAGCTCAGTTTCGCGGCCAACGAACGCCCGGCCAGTTCTGGGGAGACCCTGGAATTGCGGGCGTTCTCCGCCACCGAGGACCGCGACATCTTCATCATGCGCACCGACGAGATCAAGGCCGCCGGTGACGGGTCCGGTCTGCCCGCGGGGGCCATCGACGACGAGATCAAGGCGGCCCTGAAGCGGCTGCGCGACGAAGAGGCCGCCTGGTTCGTGGCCGTCGACTCCGGCGAGAAGGTCGGCATGGTGTTCGGTGAGCTGCAGCAGGGTGAGGTCAACGTTCGCATCTGGATCCACCCCGAGCACCGCAAGAAGGGCTACGGCACCGCGGCGCTGCGCAAGTCGCGCTCGGAGATGGCCTGGGCTTTTCCGGCGGTACCCATGGTGGTTCGCGCG